One Triticum dicoccoides isolate Atlit2015 ecotype Zavitan chromosome 5B, WEW_v2.0, whole genome shotgun sequence genomic window carries:
- the LOC119309358 gene encoding protein FAR1-RELATED SEQUENCE 4-like produces MKPCIEGFLSGCRPYLAIDSTFLTGRFKGQLASATAIDGHNWMYPVSFGVFDSETNENWIWFMQLLRQAIGSPNGLAICTDAGQAVMTGVKEVFPEAEHRECMFHLVTNFKKKFHGKVFDDHLWAAAYSWNPYLFDKHWVAMETTKPTATAYMRKWHNRLWSRSQFSTICKVDYVTNNLAESFNNWVKHHKSLNLDDLFDKARQLIMIMWNRRRKVANELDGLILPHIIKKLNAMTRELNLEVVESSEEVAEATALGGSGFRFVVNLQEGTCSCRQWQVSGHPCKHALAFITSLSNAHIRHYVDLYFSIDKYRAAYAQLIPAMPDKTQWPKSDHGFFMHPPLLKATAGRRKTERYKGCGEKERKSGQHLCPICKEYGHRWHKCKKGNPEDIAAMMAVREPPKKRTKTTKTAELSIVPCEDGVPTRMCFPQAKAWKLQPKKGEAC; encoded by the exons ATGAAACCTTGCATAGAGGGGTTCCTTAGTGGTTGCAGACCATATTTGGCAATAGATAGCACATTCTTGACGGGCAGGTTCAAGGGGCAGCTGGCTAGTGCTACCGCCATTGATGGCCATAATTGGATGTATCCGGTTAGTTTTGGAGTCTTTGATTCTGAAACTAACGAGAATTGGATTTGGTTCATGCAATTGCTAAGACAGGCCATAGGATCACCAAATGGGTTGGCCATATGCACCGATGCTGGTCAAGCAGTAATGACAGGGGTGAAAGAAGTGTTCCCAGAGGCGGAACATAGGGAATGCATGTTTCACTTGgtgaccaacttcaagaagaagttCCATGGGAAGGTGTTTGATGACCACCTTTGGGCTGCTGCTTACTCATGGAACCCATATTTATTTGACAAACATTGGGTTGCTATGGAGACAACGAAGCCAACTGCAACTGCATATATGAGGAAGTGGCACAATAGGTTGTGGTCTAGGAGTCAATTCTCAACTATATGCAAGGTAGATTATGTAACCAACAACCTGGCTGAGAGCTTTAACAATTGGGTTAAGCACCACAAGTCCTTGAACTTGGATGACCTCTTTGATAAGGCGAGACAATTGATTATGATAATGTGGAACCGAAGGAGAAAAGTAGCAAACGAGTTAGATGGTTTGATTCTGCCCCACATAATTAAGAAGCTGAATGCAATGACCAGGGAATTAAACTTGGAGGTGGTAGAAAGCTCAGAAGAAGTGGCTGAAGCAACTGCATTAGGTGGTAGTGGCTTTAGGTTTGTGGTCAACTTGCAAGAGGGGACATGTTCTTGTCGACAATGGCAAGTTTCTGGCCATCCTTGCAAACATGCTCTTGCATTCATCACGTCACTTAGCAATGCACACATACGACACTATGTGGACTTGTATTTCTCCATTGACAAATATAGAGCAGCTTATGCCCAACTAATTCCTGCCATGCCGGACAAGACCCAATGGCCTAAATCTGACCATGGATTCTTCATGCATCCACCACTATTGAAGGCCACGGCTGGTAGGCGTAAAACTGAGAGGTACAAAGGTTGTGGTGAGAAGGAAAGGAAAAGTGGTCAACACTTATGCCCTATTTGTAAGGAATATGGGCATCGTTGGCACAAATGTAAGAAGGGAAACCCAGAGGACATTGCTGCAATGATGGCTGTGAG AGAACCACCAAAGAAAAGGACAAAGACAACCAAAACAGCTGAGTTATCCATTGTGCCTTGTGAAGATGGAGTACCAACAAGAATGTGTTTTCCCCAAG CAAAAGCTTGGAAACTACAACCAAAAAAAGGGGAAGCATGTTAA
- the LOC119305374 gene encoding uncharacterized protein LOC119305374, protein MYLKEEPKALNVVLFPDKEKDQDYVADGESEDESEDGSEDESKDESEDETKVEEDEELHEVNHAPNIEYDKDDPPMTEGFIYPNMKEFKLALSQHAIKHEFEYNTEKSAPCRFRGYYKRRDEDNCPWRIHASITDDLCTVVVKKPFWS, encoded by the exons ATGTATTTGAAGGAAGAACCTAAAGCTCTAAATGTGGTTCTTTTTCCTGATAAAGAAAAGGACCAAGACTATGTTGCTGATGGTGAGAGTGAGGATGAGAGTGAGGATGGGAGTGAGGATGAGAGTAAGGATGAGAGCGAGGACGAGACTAAAGtagaggaggatgaggagttgcATGAGGTAAATCATGCCCCAAATATAGAGTATGATAAGGATGACCCTCCTATGACTGAAGGTTTCATATATCCCAATATGAAGGAGTTTAAGTTGGCCCTTTCTCAGCATGCTATCAAACATGAATTTGAGTATAACACGGAGAAGAGTGCACCATGTAGGTTCAGGGGCTATTATAAAAGAAGAGATGAAGATAATTGTCCATGGAGGATACATGCTTCGATAACAGATGATTTATGTACCGTAGTG GTGAAAAAACCCTTTTGGTCATGA